From the genome of Zonotrichia albicollis isolate bZonAlb1 chromosome 20, bZonAlb1.hap1, whole genome shotgun sequence, one region includes:
- the ZBTB8B gene encoding zinc finger and BTB domain-containing protein 8B isoform X2 has protein sequence MEVQSYYTKLLGELNEQRKRDFFCDCSIIVEGRIFKAHKNILFANSGYFRALLIHYIQDSGRHSTASLDIVTSEAFSVILDFLYSGKLDLCGDNVIEVMSAASYLQMTDVVNFCKSYIRSSLDICRKMEREAVVFYQADSGSSAREGPSAGSKGAVAVSSMQEKVLECQRDPPCGECSGCHPLEVAARDPQSSVSPDGCRRVEPKVEEFEAEPAAAAALEPMEEGQPLELACNNLHMKQFLEALLRNGSAPRKEDVVHHLVRGFEGRAEEAAVPVSSMVDIHSDWYGEDTGDVLVVPIKLHKCPFCPYTAKQKGILKRHIRSHTGERPYPCDTCGKRFTRQEHLRSHALSVHRSNKPIICKGCRRTFTNSLSQGHFIFPIC, from the exons ATGGAGGTCCAGTCCTACTACACCAAGCTGCTGGGGGAGCTGAACGAGCAGCGCAAGCGCGACTTCTTCTGCGACTGCAGCATCATCGTGGAGGGCAGGATCTTCAAAGCCCACAAGAACATCCTGTTCGCCAACAGCGGCTACTTCCGGGCGCTGCTCATCCACTACATCCAGGACAGCGGGCGCCACAGCACGGCCTCGCTGGACATCGTCACCTCCGAGGCTTTCTCCGTCATCCTGGACTTCCTCTACTCGGGCAAGCTGGATCTGTGCGGCGACAACGTCATCGAGGTGATGTCGGCCGCCAGCTACCTGCAGATGACCGACGTGGTCAACTTCTGCAAGAGCTACATCAGGTCCTCGCTGGACATCTGCAGGAAGATGGAGAGGGAGGCCGTGGTGTTCTACCAGGCCGACAGCGGCAGCTCGGCCAGGGAGGGCCCCTCTGCTGGCTCCAAGGGTGCTGtcgccgtgtcctccatgcagGAGAAGGTTCTGGAATGCCAGAGGGACCCTCCCTGTGGGGAGTGCAGCGGCTGCCACCCGCTGGAGGTGGCGGCCAGGGACCCTCAGAGCAGCGTTTCCCCCGACGGCTGCAGGAGGGTGGAGCCCAAGGTGGAGGAGTTTGAGGCCgagccggcggcggcggcggcgctggaGCCCATGGAAGAggggcagcccctggagctggccTGCAATAACCTGCACATGAAGCAGTTCCTGGAGGCTCTGCTGCGCAACGGCTCGGCCCCGAGGAAGGAGGACGTGGTGCATCACTTGGTGCGGGGATTTGAGGGTAGGGCTGAGGAGGCCGCAGTGCCCGTGAGCTCCATGGTGGACATTCACAGCGACTGGTATGGTGAGGACACAG GTGACGTGCTGGTGGTGCCCATCAAGCTGCACAAGTGCCCGTTCTGCCCCTACACGGCCAAGCAGAAGGGGATCCTGAAGCGGCACATCCGCTCGCACACCGGGGAGCGGCCGTACCCCTGCGACACCTGCGGCAAGCGCTTCACCCGCCAGGAGCACCTGCGCAGCCACGCCCTCAGC GTCCATCGCTCCAACAAGCCCATCATCTgcaagggctgcaggaggacCTTCACCaacagcctgtcccaggggcATTTTATTTTCCCAATCTGTTAG